The Prosthecobacter vanneervenii genome has a segment encoding these proteins:
- the dprA gene encoding DNA-processing protein DprA — protein MTRTEAWLVLNLLPQVGPVRVRKLLQYFGSPEHILSAKVTDLLQIEGFGLAQAENIAGWEAQVDLADELKKISDRGLTLLTQEDELYPPLLRTIHNPPLVLTVWGELTKRDHNALGVVGSRHATHYGLSTTKKLSFQIAYAGYTVISGLARGIDTAAHEAALAAKGRTVAVIGSGMGQLYPPENMALAERIAQNGAVISEYPVDRIADKQTFPYRNRIVAGWGCGLIVVEAPLRSGSLITAQQANEQGRTVYAVPGPIDKPTSAGCNRLIQQGAKLIMDGADVLDDLQTLFPTAPLAPKTEEPRPAANLTLEEEILYKAISTDEAHINDITSASGLTPATVSSTLMRLEMKRLIRALPGRRYVRMV, from the coding sequence ATGACGCGCACCGAGGCTTGGCTTGTGCTCAATCTGCTCCCGCAGGTGGGGCCCGTACGTGTGCGCAAGCTGCTGCAGTACTTTGGCAGCCCGGAGCACATCTTGAGCGCCAAGGTCACGGACCTTTTGCAGATCGAGGGCTTTGGCCTGGCGCAGGCAGAAAACATCGCTGGCTGGGAGGCGCAGGTGGATCTGGCAGACGAGCTGAAAAAGATCAGTGATCGCGGATTAACGCTGCTCACCCAAGAGGATGAGCTGTACCCGCCGCTGCTGCGCACCATTCACAATCCGCCGCTCGTACTCACCGTATGGGGAGAGCTGACCAAGCGCGACCACAACGCCCTCGGCGTGGTGGGCAGCCGCCATGCCACCCACTACGGCCTCAGCACCACCAAGAAGCTGAGCTTTCAGATCGCGTATGCGGGCTATACGGTGATCAGCGGCCTGGCTCGCGGCATTGACACCGCTGCGCACGAGGCAGCCCTCGCGGCCAAGGGGCGCACGGTGGCGGTCATCGGCTCTGGCATGGGCCAGCTCTATCCGCCGGAAAACATGGCGCTCGCGGAGCGCATCGCTCAAAACGGCGCGGTGATCAGCGAGTATCCAGTGGACCGCATCGCTGACAAACAGACCTTCCCCTATCGCAACCGCATCGTGGCCGGGTGGGGCTGTGGACTCATCGTGGTGGAGGCGCCGCTGCGCAGCGGATCTCTCATCACCGCGCAGCAGGCTAATGAGCAAGGGCGCACGGTTTATGCCGTACCCGGCCCCATCGACAAGCCCACCTCCGCAGGCTGCAACCGCCTCATTCAGCAGGGAGCCAAGCTCATCATGGACGGAGCGGATGTGCTGGATGATCTACAGACACTCTTCCCAACCGCCCCTTTGGCCCCCAAGACAGAGGAGCCACGCCCAGCCGCCAATCTGACATTGGAAGAAGAGATCCTCTACAAAGCGATCAGCACCGACGAGGCTCACATCAACGACATCACGTCCGCCTCCGGCCTCACCCCCGCCACCGTCTCCTCGACTCTCATGCGCCTGGAAATGAAGCGCCTGATCCGTGCACTGCCTGGAAGGCGGTATGTACGGATGGTGTGA